A genomic stretch from bacterium includes:
- the thiL gene encoding thiamine-phosphate kinase, whose translation MAPKTSMQQVDEFGLINLISRILKKGQRNSKLVLGIGDDAAVFKTSKNMWNVVTVDALVEGIHFDLRYSNFKKLGRKALSSNLSDIAAMGAVPTWALLNLTIPAKITADNITELYRGISEIAKKYQTQVIGGNITRAKSELVICITLLGEVEPRYILKRSSAKVGDIIAVTGDLGGSHAGLSILQNRKRSSVFSYITEKHLNPEPRNEWIRLLLKKGVKINSCIDISDGLSSDLSHICRASKAGAELELAHIPVHPETLRAAQLKKDNILDYVLHGGEEYELLMTLTPKNFKKAKRILGKNITAIGRMTASNMISGIRNNKKTKIEVKGFKHF comes from the coding sequence ATGGCGCCAAAAACGAGCATGCAGCAGGTTGACGAATTCGGTCTAATCAATTTGATCAGCCGGATTCTAAAAAAAGGTCAAAGAAACTCAAAGCTGGTACTCGGTATTGGAGACGACGCGGCGGTGTTTAAGACATCCAAAAATATGTGGAATGTTGTCACCGTCGATGCGTTAGTTGAAGGTATTCATTTTGATCTTCGATATTCGAATTTTAAAAAATTGGGCCGGAAAGCGCTGTCGTCCAATCTAAGCGATATTGCGGCGATGGGAGCCGTTCCGACATGGGCGCTGCTCAATCTGACGATTCCCGCCAAAATCACTGCAGATAATATCACGGAACTGTATCGCGGTATTTCGGAGATCGCAAAAAAGTATCAGACACAGGTAATAGGCGGAAATATCACTCGGGCGAAAAGTGAATTGGTAATCTGTATTACTTTACTCGGAGAGGTTGAGCCAAGATATATTCTGAAACGATCTTCGGCAAAAGTCGGCGATATTATTGCAGTCACGGGCGATCTTGGCGGATCGCATGCGGGCCTGAGCATTTTGCAGAATCGTAAACGATCTTCAGTATTTTCTTATATTACAGAGAAACATTTGAATCCTGAGCCACGTAACGAGTGGATTCGCCTGCTTTTAAAAAAAGGGGTTAAAATAAATAGCTGTATTGATATCAGCGACGGGCTATCTTCGGATCTCAGCCATATCTGCAGGGCAAGCAAAGCCGGCGCGGAATTAGAATTGGCGCATATCCCTGTTCATCCCGAAACGCTAAGAGCGGCACAACTAAAAAAAGATAATATTCTGGATTACGTATTGCACGGCGGTGAGGAATATGAGCTGTTGATGACCCTCACGCCGAAGAATTTTAAGAAGGCCAAACGAATTTTGGGAAAGAACATTACCGCTATCGGAAGAATGACCGCTTCTAACATGATTAGCGGGATAAGGAATAACAAGAAAACAAAAATCGAAGTTAAGGGCTTTAAACACTTTTAA
- a CDS encoding M24 family metallopeptidase — METTFEKGLSDSRVKQIQDSLQTLGLDGWLFYSFRKNNSIAQKILVLPEHLTQMRRFFYYIPAKGVPQKLVHGIERGTLDTLPGDKMIYSSWRELEDALKRMVRGGKKIAMEYSPEANIPYISIVDAGTVELVKKTTGAEVVSSADLIQFFDSIWDNEQLEFHLEASRALIKFVHEAFAEIKSKLKSKQKITEYDVQQFILKRIREHGMTTEHFPNCSVNQNSGDPHYEPTKDVFKEIHENDFVLIDLWCKKNTPRGVYADYTWVGYAGTTVPEKYEKIFQVVKGARDAAVSFIKNEITKEQPLYGWQVDDVCRNYIKSKGYGEYFIHRTGHSIGEDVHGNGANIDNLETKDNRRIIPRTCFSIEPGIYFIDDFGVRTEIDVFVMENKDILVTGTPLQQEVLAILK, encoded by the coding sequence ATGGAAACAACATTCGAAAAAGGACTATCGGACAGCCGGGTAAAACAGATCCAAGATTCCCTTCAGACATTGGGACTTGACGGGTGGTTATTCTACAGCTTTCGAAAAAATAATTCTATCGCGCAAAAAATTCTTGTTCTGCCGGAACATCTGACGCAGATGAGGCGTTTTTTTTATTACATTCCTGCCAAAGGCGTGCCGCAAAAATTGGTTCACGGTATCGAACGAGGGACATTGGATACGCTGCCGGGCGACAAAATGATCTATTCAAGCTGGCGTGAACTTGAAGACGCGCTTAAACGAATGGTTAGAGGCGGCAAGAAAATCGCGATGGAATATTCACCGGAAGCAAATATCCCGTACATTTCGATCGTGGACGCCGGTACCGTCGAACTCGTTAAAAAAACTACGGGCGCTGAAGTCGTTTCTTCAGCGGATCTTATCCAATTCTTCGATTCTATCTGGGATAACGAACAGCTTGAATTTCACCTCGAAGCCTCGCGCGCGCTGATCAAGTTCGTTCACGAGGCGTTTGCGGAAATAAAGAGTAAACTCAAATCAAAACAAAAAATCACGGAATATGACGTACAGCAATTTATACTTAAGCGCATCCGCGAACACGGGATGACAACCGAGCATTTTCCAAATTGTTCCGTCAACCAAAATTCCGGCGATCCGCATTATGAACCCACTAAAGATGTTTTCAAAGAGATTCACGAAAACGATTTTGTTCTGATCGATCTTTGGTGTAAGAAAAACACGCCGAGAGGAGTTTACGCCGACTACACATGGGTAGGTTACGCGGGGACAACGGTTCCGGAAAAATACGAAAAGATTTTTCAGGTAGTGAAAGGCGCGCGCGACGCCGCTGTGAGTTTTATCAAGAATGAAATAACTAAGGAACAGCCGCTTTACGGATGGCAGGTTGATGACGTGTGCCGAAATTATATTAAATCGAAGGGATACGGCGAATATTTTATTCACCGCACGGGACATTCGATCGGAGAGGACGTTCATGGCAATGGCGCGAACATAGATAATCTCGAGACAAAAGACAATCGCCGTATCATACCGCGCACTTGTTTTTCGATAGAGCCCGGAATCTATTTTATCGATGACTTCGGCGTGCGCACTGAAATCGATGTATTTGTCATGGAAAATAAAGACATTCTTGTGACGGGAACGCCGCTGCAACAGGAAGTGCTCGCTATTCTTAAATGA
- the greA gene encoding transcription elongation factor GreA, whose translation MAKFYVTPEGLKKMKEEIKQLKNVKRPEITNRVQVAREHGDLKENAEYHAAKEELQHLQNRINDMEYKLMHAVIVKEEDIPSDKVYILATVNLQNIKTKEKITYTLVPDNEADWETGKISVNTPIGKGLLGKAVGDTATIQVPNGELQLKILKISRN comes from the coding sequence ATGGCGAAGTTTTATGTGACCCCGGAGGGCCTTAAAAAAATGAAGGAAGAGATCAAGCAGTTGAAAAACGTGAAACGCCCTGAGATCACAAACCGTGTTCAAGTCGCGCGCGAGCACGGTGATCTCAAAGAAAATGCGGAATACCATGCCGCGAAGGAAGAACTCCAGCATCTGCAAAACCGCATCAACGATATGGAATATAAACTCATGCATGCGGTGATCGTCAAAGAAGAAGATATTCCATCGGATAAAGTATACATTTTGGCAACGGTGAATCTTCAAAACATCAAAACTAAAGAAAAAATAACGTACACGTTGGTTCCGGATAACGAAGCCGATTGGGAAACGGGAAAAATATCCGTCAATACGCCGATCGGTAAAGGGCTGCTCGGTAAGGCCGTCGGGGATACGGCGACCATTCAGGTTCCCAACGGCGAATTGCAGCTTAAGATTTTAAAAATTTCCAGAAATTAA
- a CDS encoding DUF2207 domain-containing protein, whose amino-acid sequence MSEERTPLENHNDIQDAEDAKAEAKRKRAFYWQIYGWSVIGLMILTIVLNMFGLFGPDFNRYIMIGIVVAYGVYIVFRRR is encoded by the coding sequence ATGTCTGAAGAACGAACTCCTTTAGAAAACCATAATGATATTCAGGATGCCGAGGATGCGAAAGCCGAAGCCAAACGTAAGCGGGCTTTTTACTGGCAGATCTACGGTTGGTCGGTCATAGGTCTGATGATCCTGACTATTGTATTGAATATGTTTGGCCTTTTTGGCCCTGACTTCAACCGATACATCATGATCGGTATTGTCGTCGCGTATGGTGTGTATATTGTATTCAGGCGAAGATAG